From a single Leishmania mexicana MHOM/GT/2001/U1103 complete genome, chromosome 7 genomic region:
- a CDS encoding putative DNA repair and recombination protein,mitochondrial precursor, whose product MTTPDAVGAAAARDVSSPRRSSVASPLTVSTTEHVAELTAPENGQDAEEVHSCITLSSTATSPAMSPLTATAPRLPQQQRVLLSSSSNDRQYTSPATVPPTEEAAQLLSYSSSFPSIITVFTPPAMTGETAAHAPLSMSPAPAKPPAGPSAATATAMMTCHARALSDAETEDVRHKARAQPYMLLDSDCSGRSTDPSTGTPVASTENEHQRRSFHATETRAPPPDSTSCDVEDAEDAAPAAPSATIAPAAAERALSSEQRYAFHMAVKEHRSVFITGGAGTGKSHLLRTIVRALPASCTFVTATTGIAALNLSGSTLHSFVGCGIPSRSSKGDSLLSIVLSKQRCVRNWRTCRVLVIDEVSMLEPSFFDLVDYIARHVRNRPHEPFGGIQLILSGDFLQLPPVSRERRGSSPQFCFETEAWWRVNPRICLLSTPFRQRNLRFFAILSEMRFGELKPESVELLYSMDTTERVHFVRRTDVATGVKVEDDHGPPEVVRVGLKREADVSAEAAVRSAAACRTEMSATSTRQTRLELVNGLGRAIDAPFDGYTILRSTRAEVDAENERYHRQLNTEMFTYRGFHTGKGGFPDTTLTRIVHLRKGGRVMLIKNFDPRLGLVNGSTGTITDFVSFATGYLFKTQGVSADDARSICVGRGKMMDQRHTMLPVVAFDLRCADGTVTTRELVVEPQEWREMLGSREVSRSVQIPLILAYAITIHKSQGMSLTQVDIDFKKVFESGQSYVALSRCTDMESVRLHGFDAHRVSVNATALTYYKALALQQQRVRWRRAHVPQMVAAEEAMEAFSCTPYGYVLLNEAKTLARHGREDRTSGFSSSFDTFSSTSTSSSRSSASDEDCLKPEDFDDENSTAMKAVRKERRDGGGEGRTQRRRKMHHRPRDGPARADDQSVGPARAYAHDRLGGEPNGGSDDDDDMNETMRLDKLRRRITPLLATAAMVKRLVTRQVMPLHRVRNSRIIVDAHALFQLVAGPESAAAFDVLFGQQDNMMRVPLCVHTLVTEAAAYRSDSESLSQSMSPHQPVEGPHSSHGDAFVGYDTHRGDLGGVRREPFDAQLLAASHAAAEALAVMERAKQDFILDVQRPEQTCALPAADPGWLRFTVTLPLLRHRQARARTKGGAGVDAASDAGGACHEVDFILNRDPREILHHRAILEYAMYLQASFGEGVVICTDSVLLAAYALAWRLRVASMDYLCGDNSGADGVAA is encoded by the coding sequence ATGACGACGCCGGACGCCgttggcgccgctgccgcacgagATGTATCATccccgcggcgcagctctgTCGCATCCCCCTTGACGGTATCGACCACAGAGCACGTGGCGGAGCTCACCGCCCCCGAGAACGGCCAggatgcggaggaggtgcacagCTGCATAACATTGTCCTCCACGGCAACTTCCCCAGCAATGTCTCCTCTGACAGCAACTGCGCCGCGACttccacagcagcagcgagtgcTCCTGTCGTCGTCCAGCAACGACCGCCAATACACGTCGCCGGCAACGGTACCGCCTACGGAGGAggccgcgcagctcctctccTATAGCAGCTCTTTCCCCAGCATCATCACGGTGTTCACCCCGCCTGCTATGACGGGAGAGACCGCCGCCCACGCGCCGCTTTCCATGAGTCCGGCACCGGCGAAACCGCCCGCCGGGCCCtcggccgcgacggcgacagccaTGATGACGTGCCACGCCAGAGCGTTGAGCGACGCCGAAACGGAAGACGTGAGGCACAAAGCTCGTGCCCAGCCCTACATGCTGCTCGACTCGGACTGCAGTGGTAGATCCACCGACCCTTCTACCGGCACTCCGGTGGCGTCAACAGAAAAcgagcaccagcgccgctcaTTCCACGCGacagagacacgcgcaccgccaccggaCAGCACGTCCTGCGACGTTGAGGACGCCGAAGAtgcggcgccagcagctccgtcagcCACCatcgcgccagcggcggcggaacgGGCCCTATCGAGTGAGCAGCGCTACGCCTTCCACATGGCAGTAAAGGAGCACCGGAGCGTGTTTATcactggcggcgctggcaccgGCAAGtcgcacctgctgcgcaccatCGTTCGCGCCTTACCCGCCTCGTGCACCTTCGTCACCGCGACGACAGGCATTGCCGCTCTCAACCTCAGCGGCTCGACGCTGCACAGCTTCGTCGGCTGCGGCATCCCCAGTCGAAGTAGTAAGGGCGACAGCCTGCTAAGCATCGTTCTCAGcaagcagcgctgcgtgcgcaaCTGGCGCACTTGCCGCGTACTGGTCATCGATGAGGTGTCTATGCTCGAGCCAAGTTTCTTCGACCTGGTTGACTACATTGCTCGGCACGTGCGCAACCGCCCGCACGAGCCGTTCGGCGGCATCCAGCTCATCCTCTCAGGCGACTTCCTCCAGCTTCCACCGGTATCGCGCGAAcggcgtggcagcagcccgcAGTTCTGCTTCGAGACGGAGGCGTGGTGGAGGGTGAACCCGAGGATATGCCTGCTCTCAACGCCGTTCCGCCAACGCAACCTGCGCTTCTTTGCCATCTTGAGCGAGATGCGCTTCGGCGAGTTGAAGCCGGAGTCCGTCGAGCTGCTCTACTCGATGGACACGACGGAGCGGGTGCACTTTGTGCGGCGCACAGACGTCGCTACAGGTGTGAAGGTGGAGGACGACCATGGGCCACCGGAGGTGGTGCGAGTGGGCCTCAAGCGCGAGGCGGACGTGAGCGCCGAGGCTGCAGtacgcagcgcagcggcctGCAGGACGGAGATGTCGGCTACGAGTACGCGACAGACACGGCTTGAGCTCGTCAACGGCCTCGGGCGCGCCATTGATGCCCCGTTTGATGGCTACACAATCCTTCGCTCCACCCGCGCCGAGGTGGACGCGGAAAACGAGAGGTACCACCGCCAGCTCAACACCGAGATGTTCACGTACCGCGGCTTCCACACGGGCAAGGGCGGCTTTCCGGATACCACACTGACAAGGATTGTGCACCTGCGCAAAGGCGGCCGTGTTATGCTCATCAAAAACTTCGACCCTCGGCTAGGGCTCGTCAAtggcagcaccggcacgaTCACCGACTTCGTGAGCTTCGCCACAGGCTACCTCTTCAAGACGCAGGGCGtcagcgccgacgacgcaCGATCCATCTGCGTGGGGCGAGGCAAGATGATGGACCAAAGGCACACAATGCTGCCGGTTGTAGCCTTCGACCTGCGCTGCGCTGATGGCACCGTGACCACACGTGAGCTCGTTGTGGAGCCGCAGGAGTGGAGGGAGATGCTTGGGTCGCGCGAGGTGTCACGCTCTGTGCAGATCCCGCTCATCCTCGCCTACGCCATCACTATCCACAAGTCGCAAGGGATGTCGCTGACGCAGGTGGACATCGACTTCAAGAAGGTATTTGAGTCTGGCCAGTCGTACGTGGCGCTGTCGCGGTGCACTGACATGGAGAGCGTGCGACTGCACGGATTCGATGCCCATCGCGTCAGCGTAAACGCCACTGCTCTCACGTACTACAAGGCACTGGCtctgcagcaacagcgggtgcgctggcgtcgcgctCATGTACCGCAGATGGTGGCGGCCGAGGAGGCCATGGAGGCGTTCAGCTGCACACCGTATGGGTACGTGCTTCTCAACGAGGCCAAGACGCTGGCGCGACACGGGAGGGAGGATCGCACGAGCGGGTTCAGCTCCAGTTTCGATACgttctcctccacctccacgtCGTCCAGCCGCTCCTCGGCATCCGACGAGGACTGCCTCAAACCGGAGGACTTCGACGACGAGAACTCGACCGCCATGAAGGCGGTGCGCAAAGAgcggcgcgacggcggcggcgaaggacgcacgcagaggagaCGCAAAATGCACCACCGGCCCCGAGACGGCCCCGCACGGGCGGATGATCAGAGCGTGGGACCCGCTCGCGCATATGCGCATGACAGGCTCGGCGGGGAACCGAATGGCGGtagcgacgatgacgacgacatGAACGAGACGATGCGGCTAGACAAGCTGCGGCGACGCATCACGCCGCTactggcgacggcggccatggTGAAGCGCCTCGTCACTCGTCAAGTGATGCCGCTACATCGCGTCCGCAACTCGCGCATCATCgtcgacgcgcacgcgctaTTTCAACTCGTAGCGGGGCCGGAGTCCGCAGCGGCGTTTGATGTGCTCTTTGGTCAGCAGGACAACATGATGCGGGTGCCGttgtgcgtgcacacgctcgtcacggaggcggcggcgtacCGGAGCGACTCCGAGTCCCTCAGCCAGTCGATGTCACCGCATCAGCCAGTGGAGGGGCCACACAGCAGTCACGGCGATGCCTTCGTAGGCTACGACACCCACAGAGGAGACTTAGGTGGGGTGAGGCGCGAACCGTTCGATGCCCAGCTGCTCGCAGCTTCCCACGCGGCAGCCGAGGCTCTTGCAGTGATGGAGCGGGCGAAGCAGGACTTCATTCTCGACGTGCAGCGACCGGAGCAAacgtgcgcgctgccggcggcggacCCTGGCTGGCTGCGGTTTACAGTgacgttgccgctgctccgccatcgaCAGGCGAGGGCCCGAACGAAGGGTGGGGCGGGTGTCGATGCTGCGAGTGACGCGGGCGGTGCGTGCCACGAGGTGGACTTCATCCTCAACCGCGACCCCCGCGAGAttctccaccaccgcgccatcctcgagTATGCCATGTACTTGCAGGCCTCCTTCGGCGAAGGTGTCGTCATCTGCACGGACTCTGTCCTACTGGCCGCGTACGCTCTTGcatggcggctgcgcgtCGCGTCGATGGACTACTTGTGCGGCGATAACAGCGGTGCCGATGGCGTGGCTGCTTGA
- a CDS encoding putative nucleolar RNA-binding protein, with amino-acid sequence MEGFYGIEVAAGKQVKAKIPEECALRVTQLAVPANAAGAVSLVVSFEGKLFTIATLDPKKGIYQMSTDLVFTEAQDVSFSAQGAGAVHVTGYVQPVGNDDMMMNAMAGESGEEDESDDDEELEEVSESESNEIAKAPASAAAGAEDSDEEDEDEEDDEEDDGEDMPPADLDDSDMGEEDEEVDEEDDEEQMDDEEGKDDEDDEDDDEDNEDDEDSDDDDDDDEDDEDDVPRKFQRAERGDHRGGFRGGRGGDRGGFRGGRGGDRGGFRGGRGGDRGGFRGDRGGDRGGFRGGRGGDRGGFRGGRGGDRGGFRGGRGGDRGGFRGGRGGDRGGFRGGKRGRY; translated from the coding sequence ATGGAGGGCTTTTACGGTATTGAGGTGGCCGCCGGCAAGCAGGTGAAGGCCAAAATCCCGGAGgagtgcgcgctgcgcgtgaCGCAGCTCGCCGTTCccgccaacgccgctggAGCCGTTTCTCTCGTCGTGTCCTTCGAGGGCAAGCTGTTCACGATTGCCACGCTGGACCCCAAGAAGGGCATCTACCAGATGAGCACCGACCTCGTCTTCACCGAGGCGCAGGACGTTTCCTTCTCTGCCCAGGGCGCTGGCGCAGTCCACGTCACCGGCTACGTGCAGCCAGTCGGCAACGACGATATGATGATGAATGCCATGGCCGGCGAGTCGGGTGAGGAGGATgagagcgacgacgacgaggaacTCGAGGAGGTGTCGGAGTCGGAGAGCAACGAGATCGCCAAGGCCCctgcttccgctgccgctggtgcggaggacagcgacgaggaggacgaggacgaggaggacgacgaggaggacgatggcGAGGATATGCCGCCGGCCGACCTCGATGACAGCGACATgggcgaagaggacgaggaagtcgacgaggaggatgatgAGGAACAGATGGATGACGAGGAAGGCAAGGACGATGAGGATGATGAGGATGATGACGAAGAtaacgaggacgacgaggatagcgacgacgacgatgacgacgacgaggacgacgaggacgacgtaCCGCGAAAGTTCCAGCGTGCGGAGCGCGGAGACCACCGCGGTGGCTTCCGTGGCGGACGTGGCGGTGACCGCGGTGGCTTCCGTGGCGGACGTGGCGGTGACCGCGGTGGCTTCCGTGGTGGTCGTGGCGGTGACCGCGGTGGCTTCCGTGGTGATCGCGGTGGTGATCGTGGTGGCTTCCGCGGTGGTCGCGGTGGTGACCGCGGTGGCTTCCGTGGTGGTCGCGGTGGTGATCGTGGTGGCTTCCGCGGTGGTCGCGGTGGTGACCGCGGTGGCTTCCGTGGTGGTCGCGGTGGTGACCGCGGTGGCTTCCGTGGTGGCAAGCGTGGCCGCTACTAG
- a CDS encoding RNA binding protein-like protein, with amino-acid sequence MMQEFHAFSVSPNKEHRLEIPEGCGFHLSVVSLPRGTNGKSTVYVSVDGKSYALVSLDSQQNVLQAPTDLIFNYQQQVTFFAKGSATVHCVGYRQELDLSDDDDAPFAMERGSDDDTGDATKAAVKLPADAITDAEAAKRKSAAAAESVSEDEEDDEELTDSAEDASADAASDEGADGEEMDEDEDEENDEEEDDDDIDSDIANEPKGMQTRNVDPTAPSSEDEEDVTDDNDDEESDEEMDSDDLAAMEEDEEDVDEDDEEEAEPPMKAVRSEGRPSGGSPQARLSAGGSPKGYKNGSGSPQGHKNGSGSPQGRPSAGGSPQGHKNGSGSPQGRPSAGGSPQGHKNGSGSLQGRSNGGSPQGRRSC; translated from the coding sequence aTGATGCAGGAGTTCCACGCGTTCTCGGTGTCTCCAAACAAGGAGCACAGGCTGGAGATCCCGGAGGGGTGCGGCTTCCACCTCTCTGTCGTTTCGCTGCCGCGAGGCACCAACGGCAAGTCGACGGTTTACGTGTCCGTGGATGGCAAGTCGTACGCGCTGGTGTCTCTCGACTCTCAGCAGAACGTCCTTCAGGCACCTACCGACCTCATCTTCAACTACCAGCAGCAGGTCACCTTCTTCGCGAAGGgctcggcgacggtgcactGCGTCGGCTACCGCCAGGAACTGGACCTcagtgacgacgacgatgcgccGTTCGCCAtggagaggggcagcgatgacgacaCCGGCGACGCTACTAAGGCGGCGGTAAAGTTGCCGGCCGATGCCATCACGGATGCTGAGGCGGCAAAGAGGAagtccgctgccgccgctgagagCGTCtccgaggatgaggaggatgacgaggagctgACCGACAGCGCCGAGGACGCGTCTGCAGATGCGGCGTCCGATGAAGGGGCTGACGGAGAAGAAatggacgaggacgaggacgaggagaatgatgaggaggaggacgacgatgacATCGACAGCGACATTGCCAATGAGCCGAAGGGGATGCAGACCCGTAACGTTGACCCCACTGCCCCTTCTtcggaggatgaggaggatgTCACCGATGATAACGATGACGAAGAGAGCGATGAAGAGATGGACAGTGATGACCTCGCTGCGAtggaagaggacgaggaggacgtcgATGaagatgacgaggaggaggcggagccgcCGATGAAGGCGGTACGCTCAGAGGGTCGTCCCAGCGGTGGCTCTCCGCAGGCTCGCCTGAGCGCTGGAGGCTCGCCGAAGGGCTACAAGAACGGTAGCGGCTCTCCGCAGGGTCACAAGAACGGTAGTGGCTCTCCGCAGGGCCGCCCGAGTGCTGGAGGCTCGCCGCAGGGCCACAAGAACGGTAGCGGCTCTCCGCAGGGCCGCCCGAGTGCTGGAGGCTCGCCGCAGGGCCACAAGAACGGTAGCGGCTCTTTGCAGGGCCGCTCTAACGGAGGCTCTCCGCagggccgccgcagctgttAA
- a CDS encoding putative RNA binding protein: MEEFYGMEVFAGKSAKPNISADRVLHVTQVALPPNASHAITLLVKTEGKSFVLATLDPQQALFHVSVDMLFSGKQKLTFTCEGAAGAVHVIGYTQLAEEEEAIDDEDDDDMMDDEDVA; this comes from the coding sequence ATGGAGGAGTTCTACGGTATGGAGGTCTTCGCCGGCAAGTCGGCAAAGCCCAATATTTCGGCCGACCGCGTGCTGCATGTGAcgcaggtggcgctgccgccgaacGCGTCTCACGCCATCACGCTGCTCGTCAAGACGGAAGGCAAGTCTTTTGTGCTCGCGACACTGGACCCGCAGCAGGCACTCTTCCACGTGAGTGTGGACATGCTCTTTAGCGGCAAGCAGAAGCTGACGTTCACCTGCGAAGGTGCGGCTGGGGCCGTGCACGTCATTGGGTACACACAgctcgcggaggaggaggaggccatagacgacgaggatgacgatGATATGatggacgacgaggacgtcgcGTAA
- a CDS encoding peptidyl-prolyl cis-trans isomerase/rotamase,putative, which produces MSTSSWRAEHLLIKHSGSRNPVSRRTGQPTTISYEEAVTELQKWHQSIEEGKMTFEEAARQRSDCSSYARGGDLGVFGPGEMMKSFEDATKSLEVGQVSGIVVTDSGIHIIKRIA; this is translated from the coding sequence ATGTCCACCTCGTCTTGGCGGGCGGAGCATCTGCTCATcaagcacagcggcagccgcaacCCTGTGTCGCGCCGCACTGGGCAGCCCACCACCATATCGTACGAGGAAGCCGTCACAGAGCTGCAGAAGTGGCACCAATCAATCGAAGAGGGAAAGATGACCTTCGAGGAGGCCGCTCGACAgcgcagcgactgcagcagctacgcccgcggcggcgactTGGGCGTCTTCGGCCCTGGGGAGATGATGAAGTCCTTTGAGGATGCCACAAAGTCTCTCGAGGTGGGGCAGGTGAGCGGCATCGTCGTGACCGACAGCGGCATACACATCATCAAGCGCATAGCCTGA